TTAGCCTTTCAGGGCTGCTTTAggcctggttttattttaagtgttttgagGTCCTCAGGCTGCTTTTAACAGCACAgtaaatttctttcctttaaagaaaaaaaaaagcatatcaTAGGAGCTAAAAATAGGAGATAATAGTTTTTATCTAACCACAACTTTGTGCATTGCATAGAAAAGGCTTCCAACAGGACATAAGGATGAAGCGGTTCATGGCCATGTTAAACAGGAATAAAACCAAGGATCCCCCACCTGCCAAGCTGCTGGATCTAGCAGGACAGCTTTGCCAGGACCTCCAGAACTCGTCTCCTAGTCTGGAGAAGCTGGTTGGGGCCATGATGGGATGCAAACACAAGATGTATTTTCTCACTAACATCCACGTTGTCCGAGCTTGCGTGTTCGTTCATATCCGTAACGGGCAGCATGACGCAGCCTGCAGACTCCTGGAGGTAGGGTtgtgttctttgtttcttcatgGAGACAAAAAGCAGTATTAGAAAAATAGTGATTAGAGCTGTTAGTGCAGAGGTACCCAAACTGCAGCACGTGGAGCATTTCCAGCTGGCGTACGGCAGTGGAAGGTGATCTGTGTGCGTTGGTTGACCTGAAACACAGGATAAAGTCTTTGCTACAGGCAGTTACTATTAATCAGTCAAGAGGAAGAAGGTAATTGGGTGATTACGGCGTTGGTTGTAGTTTgtgaaagcagtatttttgttctctAGTGTGGTGGTTCTTGGAGTTTTTCACAAACGTAGGGCCCAGGATGTAAAAGCCTTGGGGAGGCCAAGTTTAGAGGGCTTGCCAGGGTGGGAAGGTATGAGGAAGGCTGGTATAGCAGCACTCAAGGTGAGGGATTTTGGCCTCTAGATCTGGTAATGTAGTCCCTTTTCACCAgggcaaaagaaggaattagGCAGGCAACTCCCTGTGTACATTAGAGGAGGTACAGCGAGCCATATACTTGGATAATGCTACCAGCTTTGTTAAACTAGTAAGAACCTCTGAGTAAGTTTCTAGTTGTTGAGGGTTTTTCCTTTATAGGAAGCCTGACTGACTATCTGGAAAGGGTTTGCTTACGTactattttgttttagttttgcaaggcagaagagaaggaggagctGGTGCAACTTTGGCATGAGATTCACTACCGGAGGGTTATGGAGAAACACCACACGGATTTTCTGACACCACTGCAGAAATTCCGTTGCAGGAAGAGGTACTGCAGCGTGGGGaaccaaaatttttttttttctctgctgtagtTAGCAGATGCAGGGGGTAGAGATGCAGAGGCTGGTTTTGCATCTCAAGATGGCTGCTTCTTGGAGCTAAGTTTTTCTTGGCGTTTTGATCACTTGTGATGCAAGTGAGAAAATTCCTGTGAATGTGAATGATGCTTTAGGTCCTTTCTAATCCTGTTTTCTCCTGTGTACAGGAATCCTCCACCTATTTCTCTTTGTCCTGAAGGTTTGAAGAATCGAAACTATTCAGATGAAGTACGCCAGCAACTGCACAGGTTTGCTGCAGAGGTGACAACAAATCCAAACAAGAAACAGCGGGTAGGGATATGCTACTTCCAATCAAGTCTCCTtgtcacagaaaagcagaactctGCGATCAGGGGTCTATAACAGGTTTCATTCTAAATCCTTGTTTTCAGAAgcccccgtggggctgggattTCCCATATTTGATCTTTCCCTaaagttttccttaaaaaatcaTCAAGTTCATCCTAAGTAATTTCACTTGCTTTGGACAAAAAGACCAGGGGAAATAAGCTCCTCACTGGGCTTTTAACAGTTCTAATTTTGTAGTGATCGAACATAGGCAGCGAAACAATTGTCACTCAGAAGAGCTATATTACAGTGATAAATAGTTCTGATTTGACTGAGTTATAGCCTATATAAAATTGCACTTTGCTTACCAGGATATATTTGGTACTGACTTATCACATTAAGTTCACAGAATTTGAGAACACGAAAGCCTGTGTTGATGTATGCATGTATCTACCTTATTTGGACAGGGACAAATTTGTAATGAAAGTCACCTGTGAATTAATTCAGTAATCCTTGTTGATTACTACCTTGCAAGGTGAAGGCTTCAGACGTTAATGTCTGTCTCTGTGCTGCTCAATTTTTCCAACAGCCTTCTCATATGAGGCAGGATGGCCTGGTGAATAGTTCTGCAATGTGAAGATGGTTTATTTCTTACCCTCTTCACAAAGCAGCAACAACttccaaattttcattttaaaaaaccaatCTGAATTGGGAGCATAATGAAGTTGCATAATTAAGTCCTAAAAGGTCAGAATATGCTGATCACTTATGTATTAATTTGCCATATGTTCTTCACTTATGTGATCTCATTATTTAACAATTTAATACAGCAGAAATTTTTCTGTGAACATGATACAGATGTTTATACTGCTGACAGTTTATGAAAACTATTTAATGTATTAGTGTGTATCCTATTAGTGTCACGTTAGTGATGTGAAGCTGTCATTCTGTGGGAAGAGCATGGTTTGGTGaggttttacatttaaatatagCAATATAAAATAGCAGTATATGGTTTCCTTTAGCAAACAAATTGACtaggggagcagggtgggatATGTGTTTTCCAGCAACTTGTTGGAGTTTATAAATTGGTCTCCTCAAAGGGATCCACATAGACTTATCAGAGACCTAGTGAACAAATGTCTCCGGGTCTGAAAGCTCTTTTGCTGGGCTGCTTTTGGAACTGAAGGGGAAAGCCTGATTATTTGGATGTGGtttattctttttcccttgATCTCTCCCTACACCTGGGTTTGCAGGAGAGATTGGCTCGGGACATGAACCTGCAGCCAAATCAGGTCTATAATTGGTTTGCAAATTATCGACGACGTCAAAAATCCTGCCTCCCTCGTATGGAAAAGCTCAACAACTCATGTCCTGAGACTTACCACACAAAGGAGCAGCTGGATAAAGGATCCTACACTCCACAAACTGCAGGTTCGTCTCTTCCTAATGGGCTTAGGATGTGGtccagaaagctgaaaaaacaatttcaaattcCCTCAGGAAGGGAAGAATATTCCTTCTCCAGAACAGCATCTATATGCTGATGGATCAAGTGGACATCGGAGACCTCTGCTTCAGTGGAGTGCCTCATTGTTTGGCTAGAGGCTGTCACTCCATAGAAGGAGCAAGCATTGATAAGGCCTGCGCAAGGACAGGTGAAAAGAGATTCCTGTCTCAGAAGGGGCaccaaatgaaagcaaatacttGGGAGGCAGCAGGTTTTAGCTCTCAGATTCTGGGATCAGGGCAGTACTCCAGTAAAACCCAGTATTTCCATGCCCCTTCACAGAATCTTGACCAAACATCAGTCACGGGGAATAAAAGGGTCGTGCTGCATCTGGCAAATTAGActtgtttcattgctttttggAGTAACTATTAGCGTTCCTTCACCTGCCTGGCCTGCACCTTTCAGATGGATCTTGTGCAGGCATCGGCTCTGAGCAAATGGAGATAACCCTCATGCCCTGTGACCCAGGGTGGGAGCAGTCAGCTGCAGATCTGGATAAGCCTCCTGAAGGAACTTATTTAAAGATGCTGGAATCCAGGTGATGTATGAAAAAGTCTTTACAGTGACAGTTCAGAGATGAAGCAACCTTTAAACTTGTTCATGGAACTGACTTTCATGTCAGTTCCCAGGGGACATCACTTAGGAGTCGTGACTCCATAGATGGGAATGGTCCATGCCCAGCATCAGGCAGTCAGAGCATCTAGCAGTTAATCTCCCAGCTGTCAAGGGCAGGATTAAAAGGTTTAGCTGGGGGGTCCCCCCTCTTTGCAACGCAGTATGTCTGGCTGACTTATTTTCTCCATCATTACAGCTTTATGCAGAGCAGTGAGGTGTATGAAACGGGGACAAGCAAGGCTTTGTTGACCACTCACACCGCTGAACAACCTGTAGCTTTTTACACTGAGGCTATACTGGAACCAGGAACCTGCTTTAACtctgctgtcctgcagcccaGAGAAGTAGCAAGCAGTACTGATGCCATCCCCCAGCTGGATAACTTTGTCCTGTGCTCTTGCGGGTCCCTTACCTTCCCAGATGAACAGCTGGCCATGTGGCAGGCCCCTTCCAGCACCAGAGGAGTCTCTGGCTCCATGTGGCCTCCAAGAATAGAAGGTTAGTAAAACTGCACCCAGATCATTGACCTAAGAGTTTTCAggtttctcttccctttgttGTAAACACTCTTGCTCACTTATATGGCTTTCCGATGTCATGACAACTGGGAGCAGGGCTTATCTTGAGCTCTGGAGTTCTGCTCCCATAGTAGTTCAGTGAGAAAATCTGTGGTTTTAAGGTGTTGAAGCAGACATTCTTACCTACTCTTTTGCTTAAACTGTAACTCCTTCCATAAAAGAGTACTTTTTCAGCGAGGTGGATTCCTTTTAGCATTTCCATTGGAAGAGTGGTGGTGTCTGCTTGCCTTGTCAGTTTGCAAGCTTCTGGGTTTTTAAATGCCTGTCATTCTTAAGAGATTGCCTGAGCAGAGGCTGGGAACTTCTTAACTGTGACACGGTGCTAGTCTTCAGCAACGCATTCtcactttcctttctctttcctgctattctttctctctccctctctgtttccttcctgtcCAGTCTTGTTCAGCATTCCCaccatctcttttcttctccctgttcTTCAGAATAGCCTTGATAGGATATGTAAGCAATGTCCACCTGCTTTTGCTGTAGGTCTACAGAACAGAAAGTGCTGTGACTGCCATTTACCCAGCCTCTAGTGAATGTGGAGCAAGGAGGGGAGGAATAGCTGGGTCAGAGGTTGGGGTCATGTTATCTGTAATTGTCTTTAATACGAGCATTTATTTCAGCAGGTATCAGAGCTCCCTTGAGCAGAGTCCCTCAAGGTGGCTGTATTGAGGCCAGTTCAGGAAGAATCATTCAGCAGTCAGATTTAGAGGTTGAAAGCTTCATCCTTAGAGAAGGACAGCTAGGGACCCTGGAATCTATTCTTCCCCACAGGTAAAGGGAGCGGAAAGCCCAGGGCTTCTTAAAGGCAGGAGTAACGATGCTGTGGGTTAGCCTTGTCCTGATCCCCCTGTTGAAGAGGGTTGCAGAAAGAGTGTAGTGAAGCATCTCATTTCAGGGGCCTGACTCTCCTTGTGTTCATCAtattttgcagatatttatatCTGTGCACTGGAAATGGGAAATGCTGTGTAAGCATATATGTGTTACAGTGGTGGCACAAGGGAGATTCGGGACCAGCCTCGTCAGAAAAGATATGAACCCCTGTCTTTAAAGCACATTTAGTTTCTAAGCaatttgcctgtttttctttttggcagaaAATTATAACCTATACTGATCTTAGTGAGAGCTGATTCTGTGGGCTGCATTGGTAGGGCCTGTATTTAATCCTAAAATAGTTTTTGTAGCTTCATAACCTCATGAC
The Ciconia boyciana chromosome 15, ASM3463844v1, whole genome shotgun sequence genome window above contains:
- the ANHX gene encoding anomalous homeobox protein; the encoded protein is MSACSKMKMPMLKKGFQQDIRMKRFMAMLNRNKTKDPPPAKLLDLAGQLCQDLQNSSPSLEKLVGAMMGCKHKMYFLTNIHVVRACVFVHIRNGQHDAACRLLEFCKAEEKEELVQLWHEIHYRRVMEKHHTDFLTPLQKFRCRKRNPPPISLCPEGLKNRNYSDEVRQQLHRFAAEVTTNPNKKQRERLARDMNLQPNQVYNWFANYRRRQKSCLPRMEKLNNSCPETYHTKEQLDKGSYTPQTADGSCAGIGSEQMEITLMPCDPGWEQSAADLDKPPEGTYLKMLESSFMQSSEVYETGTSKALLTTHTAEQPVAFYTEAILEPGTCFNSAVLQPREVASSTDAIPQLDNFVLCSCGSLTFPDEQLAMWQAPSSTRGVSGSMWPPRIEVPVRLCLASLSAHLILHPAWKKAKPWDKARSWRIQLVTH